In a single window of the Thiohalophilus sp. genome:
- a CDS encoding cupin domain-containing protein, whose product MQILVERNPSPAKLDVMGVYDWPIWEKEESAFPWKYDRQETCYLLEGDVIVTPEEGEPVQIQRGDLVTFPAGMSCTWEIRKAVKKHYDFE is encoded by the coding sequence ATGCAGATTCTGGTAGAACGCAATCCTTCACCGGCCAAGCTGGACGTTATGGGCGTGTACGACTGGCCGATCTGGGAAAAAGAGGAGTCAGCCTTCCCCTGGAAATACGATCGTCAGGAAACCTGCTATCTGCTGGAGGGCGATGTCATTGTCACTCCTGAGGAGGGTGAACCGGTGCAGATCCAGCGCGGCGATCTGGTCACTTTCCCCGCCGGTATGAGCTGCACCTGGGAAATCCGCAAAGCGGTCAAAAAGCATTACGACTTTGAATAG
- a CDS encoding outer membrane beta-barrel protein — protein sequence MKTLKTLTAASLLAVTGVSYAESGDYMNLQLGISDVDGFSNGLAAIGTFGRPVPNVHENFSVEGEFTTTIADPDATIAGNSVEVSYFTLGAYGVYSLPLNQYAKLRGRAGMIYYDADFSGAGGPYGSDDGFELSVGFGATYNLNQQMDLIAEYTIIESDISHLSAGIQYLF from the coding sequence ATGAAAACCCTGAAAACATTAACTGCCGCCAGCCTGCTGGCAGTGACAGGCGTCAGTTACGCCGAGTCCGGCGACTACATGAACCTGCAACTGGGGATCAGCGATGTTGACGGGTTTAGCAATGGCCTGGCCGCCATCGGTACGTTTGGCCGGCCGGTGCCGAATGTGCATGAGAACTTTTCCGTCGAAGGCGAGTTCACCACCACTATCGCCGATCCGGATGCCACTATTGCCGGCAACAGTGTCGAGGTCTCCTATTTTACACTGGGCGCCTATGGTGTTTATTCCCTGCCGCTAAACCAGTATGCCAAGCTGCGCGGTCGTGCCGGGATGATCTATTATGATGCCGATTTCTCCGGCGCGGGGGGACCCTATGGCTCCGATGACGGTTTCGAACTGAGTGTCGGCTTCGGTGCCACTTATAATCTCAACCAGCAGATGGATCTGATCGCCGAATACACCATTATCGAATCCGACATCTCTCATCTCTCCGCCGGGATCCAGTACCTCTTTTAA
- the speA gene encoding biosynthetic arginine decarboxylase, producing MSDWSIQQALATYSVAYWGEGYFGIDEQGHMLAHPDRQAQNPGIDLYQLAADAVREHNVTLPIVVRFTDILNNRLDTLCQSFHEAMASDAYRGQYTAVYPVKVNQQASVIRQMVEHGQERVGLEAGSKPELMAVLGLSRPGGVIVCNGYKDREYIRLALIGRKLGHQVYIVIEKVSELELVISESQALGIEPLLGVRVRLASIGAGKWQNTGGEKAKFGLSAAQVIWVIERLREAGISDSLQMLHFHLGSQIANIRDIQRGMLECARYFVELHRMGINIRCVDVGGGLGVDYEGSRSRSFCSMNYSVQSYANNIVRVLWEACEEHGLAHPAIFTESGRAMTAHHAVLITNIIDTEQVPDASAMLDPQSDDPLVLQDMWQCYEAIQNETSSRSAMEIYHDIKHWLSEAQSMYTHGVLALDQRAYAEELYYVTCQRVHELLSASNRVHREVLDELHDKLADKYFANFSLFQSIPDVWAIDQIFPVVPVHRLDEKPTRRGVIEDITCDSDGRIDYYVDGEGVESSLPLHHLKPNEPYLIGIFMVGAYQEILGDMHNLFGDTDSINVSLLGDGSYHVDQVLYGDTVDSVLDYVHISAQALLESYQNKVAQAGLAESEREEYLRQLESGLNGYTYLEDE from the coding sequence ATGTCAGACTGGAGCATACAACAGGCGCTTGCCACCTACAGCGTGGCCTACTGGGGAGAAGGTTACTTCGGGATCGACGAGCAGGGGCATATGCTGGCCCATCCTGATCGTCAGGCACAGAATCCGGGAATCGATCTCTATCAGCTGGCCGCCGACGCCGTACGCGAACATAACGTGACCCTGCCGATCGTGGTCCGTTTTACCGATATCCTGAACAATCGTCTGGATACCCTCTGTCAGAGTTTCCACGAGGCCATGGCCAGTGATGCCTATCGCGGTCAGTACACCGCGGTCTATCCGGTCAAGGTCAATCAGCAGGCCAGCGTGATCCGGCAAATGGTCGAGCACGGCCAGGAACGGGTCGGGCTGGAGGCCGGCAGCAAGCCGGAGTTGATGGCGGTGCTGGGATTGTCCCGCCCGGGCGGGGTGATCGTCTGCAACGGTTACAAGGATCGCGAATATATCCGGCTGGCTTTGATCGGCCGCAAGCTCGGACATCAGGTCTATATCGTGATCGAAAAAGTGTCTGAGCTGGAGCTGGTGATCAGCGAGTCGCAGGCGCTGGGTATTGAGCCGTTACTCGGTGTGCGGGTGCGGCTGGCTTCCATCGGTGCCGGCAAATGGCAGAACACCGGCGGCGAAAAAGCCAAGTTCGGCCTTTCCGCCGCGCAGGTGATCTGGGTGATCGAGCGGCTGCGCGAGGCCGGCATAAGTGACAGCCTGCAGATGCTGCATTTTCATCTCGGCTCGCAGATCGCCAACATCCGGGATATCCAGCGCGGCATGCTCGAATGCGCGCGCTATTTTGTCGAGCTGCATCGCATGGGGATTAACATTCGGTGTGTGGATGTCGGCGGTGGACTGGGGGTCGATTACGAAGGTTCGCGCTCGCGCAGCTTTTGCTCCATGAACTACAGCGTGCAGTCCTACGCCAACAATATCGTACGTGTGCTGTGGGAGGCCTGCGAGGAACATGGCCTGGCACATCCGGCTATCTTTACCGAGTCAGGGCGCGCGATGACGGCGCATCATGCGGTATTGATCACCAATATTATCGACACCGAGCAGGTCCCCGACGCCAGTGCCATGCTCGACCCACAAAGCGACGATCCGCTGGTGTTGCAGGATATGTGGCAATGCTACGAGGCGATCCAGAACGAGACCTCCAGCCGCTCCGCTATGGAGATCTATCATGATATCAAGCACTGGCTGAGCGAAGCGCAAAGCATGTATACCCATGGCGTACTGGCACTCGATCAACGTGCCTATGCCGAGGAGCTGTATTACGTCACCTGTCAGCGCGTGCACGAACTGTTATCCGCCAGCAACCGGGTGCATCGTGAGGTACTGGACGAGCTGCATGACAAGCTGGCGGACAAGTATTTCGCCAATTTTTCTCTGTTTCAGTCGATCCCCGATGTCTGGGCCATTGATCAGATCTTTCCGGTAGTGCCAGTGCACCGGCTTGATGAAAAGCCGACCCGCCGGGGGGTGATCGAGGATATTACCTGTGACTCGGACGGCCGAATCGATTATTACGTCGACGGCGAAGGTGTCGAGAGCAGCTTGCCGCTGCACCATCTGAAACCGAATGAACCCTACCTGATCGGGATATTCATGGTCGGTGCATATCAGGAGATACTGGGGGACATGCATAACCTGTTCGGCGACACCGACTCGATCAATGTCTCCCTTCTAGGGGACGGCAGTTATCATGTCGATCAGGTGCTCTATGGCGACACGGTGGATTCAGTGCTCGATTATGTGCATATCAGTGCCCAAGCACTGCTTGAAAGCTACCAGAACAAGGTGGCGCAGGCCGGGCTTGCTGAGAGTGAACGCGAAGAATATTTGCGCCAGCTTGAGTCCGGGCTTAATGGCTATACCTATCTGGAAGATGAATAA
- a CDS encoding fructosamine kinase family protein: MNQETLARAIGEALGEPFEIEQSRNIGGGCISSAMRLDGNGHRYFVKFNRADLLEMFEAEADGLQAMAEARAVRVPQPLTTGVSDGQAYLVMEYLETGGSGDMSHFGAQLAQMHRHTREQFGWHRDNTIGSTPQPNGWHNDWVRFWQEQRLGFQLDLARRNGAGSALYERGQQLKEQVADFFTDYQPVASVLHGDLWSGNYAFTRDGEAVIFDPAVYFGDREADLAMTELFGGFSRSFYSGYDATWPIDPGYAIRKTFYNLYHILNHYNLFGGGYASQAQRMIDQLLSEVR, encoded by the coding sequence ATGAACCAGGAAACGCTGGCCCGGGCGATTGGTGAGGCCCTGGGCGAACCGTTTGAGATAGAACAGAGTCGCAATATTGGCGGCGGCTGTATCAGCAGCGCCATGCGCCTGGACGGTAACGGCCACCGTTATTTCGTCAAATTCAACCGCGCCGATCTGCTCGAGATGTTCGAGGCCGAGGCCGACGGGCTGCAGGCGATGGCCGAGGCCAGGGCGGTACGGGTGCCGCAGCCGCTGACCACCGGCGTCAGCGACGGCCAGGCCTATCTGGTCATGGAATACCTGGAGACCGGCGGCAGCGGCGATATGTCGCACTTTGGTGCGCAACTGGCGCAGATGCATCGCCATACCCGCGAGCAATTCGGCTGGCATCGCGACAACACCATCGGCTCCACCCCCCAGCCCAATGGCTGGCACAACGACTGGGTGCGTTTCTGGCAGGAGCAGCGTCTCGGCTTTCAGCTGGATCTGGCACGGCGCAACGGCGCCGGTAGTGCGCTGTACGAGCGCGGTCAGCAGCTCAAGGAACAGGTTGCCGATTTCTTTACCGATTACCAACCGGTCGCCTCGGTACTGCACGGCGATCTCTGGTCCGGCAACTACGCCTTCACCCGCGACGGTGAGGCGGTGATCTTCGACCCGGCCGTCTACTTCGGCGATCGCGAGGCCGATCTGGCCATGACCGAACTGTTCGGCGGCTTCTCGCGCTCATTCTACAGCGGCTACGACGCCACCTGGCCCATCGACCCCGGCTACGCGATCCGCAAGACCTTCTACAACCTCTATCACATCCTCAACCACTACAACCTCTTCGGCGGCGGCTACGCCAGCCAGGCCCAGCGCATGATCGATCAGTTGCTCAGTGAAGTGAGATA
- the argS gene encoding arginine--tRNA ligase, with translation MKNQLQALIAQAVAALRGDGTLPADVDPAIQIERTRDPGHGDLACNVAMLLAKPAKAKPRDLAEKIVAALPADPGVSKVEIAGPGFINFFLSDDAFHAVIPQILEAGEAYGHSTIGNDQRVQVEFVSANPTGPLHVGHGRGAAYGAAVADLLAAAGFAVHREYYVNDAGRQMDILAASVWLRYLELAGEELEFPANGYKGDYVWDIAATLHREHGDRFRHPWATISAELPADEPRGGDKERYIDALIERARQLLGEDAYRFVFDTGLNYILADIRDDLAQFGIAYEEWFSERSLTETGAVDRALQRLKESGHTYEKEGALWFRSSDYGDEKDRVLVRDNGQTTYFASDIAYHMDKLERGFDRVIDVWGADHHGYVPRVRAALRALGDDPARLDVLLVQFAILYRGGEKLQMSTRSGEFVTLRQLRKEVGSDAARFFYVMRKCEQHMDFDLDLARSESKDNPIYYIQYAHARVCSALRKLEEKGWQYDQDLGLQQLALLNTDHELSLLTSLSRYPEVIESAALAHEPHQLCHYLRELANDFHTYYNEHKILVDEAPLRNARLALSQATRQVIANGLGLLGVTAPESM, from the coding sequence ATGAAAAACCAGCTTCAGGCCCTGATCGCGCAGGCCGTCGCGGCCCTGCGGGGCGACGGTACGCTGCCCGCCGATGTCGACCCCGCCATCCAGATCGAACGTACCCGCGACCCAGGCCACGGGGATCTGGCCTGTAATGTCGCCATGCTGCTGGCCAAACCGGCCAAAGCCAAACCGCGAGATCTGGCGGAGAAGATCGTCGCCGCGTTACCCGCGGATCCCGGTGTCAGCAAAGTCGAGATCGCCGGACCGGGGTTTATTAATTTCTTTTTGAGCGACGACGCCTTTCACGCGGTGATCCCGCAGATCCTCGAGGCCGGTGAAGCCTACGGCCATTCGACCATCGGCAACGACCAGCGGGTGCAGGTGGAGTTTGTGTCGGCCAATCCGACCGGGCCGCTGCATGTGGGTCACGGTCGCGGCGCCGCCTACGGTGCGGCGGTGGCCGATCTGCTGGCCGCCGCCGGCTTTGCCGTGCACCGCGAATATTATGTCAACGACGCCGGGCGGCAGATGGATATCCTCGCCGCCAGTGTCTGGCTGCGTTATCTGGAGCTGGCCGGCGAAGAATTGGAATTCCCCGCCAATGGTTACAAGGGCGATTATGTCTGGGACATCGCCGCCACCTTGCATCGCGAACACGGCGATCGCTTTCGTCACCCCTGGGCCACGATCAGCGCGGAACTGCCCGCCGATGAACCCCGGGGCGGTGACAAGGAACGCTATATCGATGCGCTGATCGAACGCGCCCGTCAACTGCTGGGCGAGGACGCGTACCGCTTCGTGTTCGATACCGGCCTCAATTATATCCTCGCGGACATTCGCGACGATCTGGCCCAGTTCGGTATCGCCTATGAGGAATGGTTCTCGGAACGTTCGCTGACCGAAACCGGTGCCGTGGACAGGGCACTGCAACGTCTCAAAGAGAGCGGTCATACTTATGAAAAAGAAGGCGCGCTCTGGTTCCGCTCTTCCGACTACGGCGATGAGAAGGATCGGGTGCTGGTGCGCGACAATGGCCAGACCACCTACTTCGCCTCGGACATTGCCTATCACATGGACAAGCTGGAACGCGGCTTCGATCGGGTGATCGATGTGTGGGGCGCCGATCATCACGGCTATGTACCGCGGGTGCGGGCGGCACTGCGGGCGCTGGGTGATGATCCGGCCCGGCTGGATGTATTGCTGGTGCAGTTTGCCATTTTGTATCGCGGCGGGGAAAAGCTGCAGATGTCGACCCGCTCCGGCGAGTTCGTCACCCTGCGCCAGTTGCGCAAGGAGGTGGGCAGCGATGCGGCGCGCTTCTTTTATGTCATGCGCAAGTGCGAGCAGCACATGGACTTCGATCTGGATCTGGCCAGGTCCGAATCGAAAGACAACCCGATCTATTATATACAGTATGCCCATGCCCGGGTTTGCAGCGCACTGCGCAAGCTGGAGGAAAAGGGCTGGCAATACGATCAGGATCTGGGCCTGCAGCAACTGGCGTTACTCAACACCGACCACGAGCTGTCGCTGTTAACCAGTCTGTCCCGTTACCCCGAAGTGATCGAGTCAGCGGCCCTGGCCCATGAGCCGCATCAGTTGTGCCACTATCTGCGCGAGCTGGCCAATGACTTTCATACCTATTACAACGAGCACAAGATCCTGGTGGACGAAGCACCGCTGCGTAATGCGCGGCTGGCGCTGAGTCAGGCGACCCGCCAGGTGATCGCCAACGGTCTCGGCCTGCTCGGTGTGACTGCGCCCGAATCCATGTAG
- a CDS encoding SPOR domain-containing protein: MPRDYAKTPKPKHPHSLPGWVWLLGGLFIGLFVAFLIYLADNAGSDPEAGISGSVNELIGKFQDTRKDTREVRTDKKQAPPPPGEQKEDKPRFDFYTILPELEVVIPEHDLFGKQQDDTLSATPAQPRSDTPTTGTDESGPVRYMIQAGSFRSLEQADRLKAQLALQGIEASIQTVEINDNDTWHRVRIGPLSDLDKLNRTRKRLQDNGIATIVVKDKS; this comes from the coding sequence ATGCCGCGCGACTACGCCAAAACTCCGAAACCCAAACATCCGCACTCCCTGCCCGGCTGGGTATGGTTGCTGGGCGGACTGTTTATCGGCCTGTTTGTCGCCTTTTTGATCTATCTTGCCGATAACGCCGGCTCCGATCCCGAAGCGGGGATCAGCGGTTCGGTTAACGAACTGATCGGCAAGTTTCAGGATACCCGCAAAGACACACGCGAAGTCCGGACCGATAAAAAGCAGGCGCCACCACCGCCGGGAGAACAAAAAGAAGACAAACCGCGCTTTGATTTTTATACCATCCTGCCGGAACTGGAGGTTGTGATTCCGGAACACGATCTGTTCGGCAAACAACAGGATGACACCCTGTCCGCCACTCCGGCGCAACCCCGCAGTGACACACCAACTACCGGAACGGATGAGTCGGGCCCGGTACGCTATATGATCCAGGCCGGATCCTTCCGCAGTCTGGAGCAGGCCGATCGTCTCAAGGCCCAGCTGGCATTGCAGGGGATCGAGGCATCGATCCAGACCGTGGAGATCAACGACAACGATACCTGGCACCGGGTACGGATCGGCCCCTTGAGCGATCTCGACAAGTTGAATCGTACCCGCAAGCGCCTGCAGGACAACGGCATCGCCACTATCGTGGTCAAGGATAAAAGCTGA
- a CDS encoding pyridoxamine 5'-phosphate oxidase family protein, with protein MKVFDHISPEFAEWIGKQPLFFNASAPLDGEGHVNLSPRGLDTLRIVDPNTVAILDLTGSGNETAAHLSENGRMTLMFCAFSGPPRILRLYGQGEVILPASPDWADLRSRFDERLPGVRQIFRLRVERVQTSCGYGVPLMDLVGQRETLVRWTEKKGPEGIRQFRDKHNRRSIDGLPSPALDESR; from the coding sequence ATGAAAGTCTTCGATCATATCAGCCCCGAGTTCGCCGAGTGGATCGGCAAGCAGCCGCTGTTTTTCAACGCCAGCGCGCCGCTGGACGGCGAGGGACACGTCAACCTCTCGCCGCGCGGGCTCGATACGTTGCGGATTGTGGACCCCAACACGGTGGCCATTCTCGATCTGACCGGCAGCGGCAACGAAACCGCCGCCCATCTCAGTGAAAACGGGCGCATGACCCTGATGTTCTGTGCCTTCAGCGGGCCGCCGCGCATACTGCGCCTGTACGGGCAGGGCGAAGTGATCCTGCCGGCCAGTCCCGACTGGGCGGATCTGCGCAGCCGGTTCGATGAGCGCCTGCCCGGGGTGCGGCAAATCTTCCGCCTGCGGGTGGAACGGGTGCAGACCTCCTGCGGCTATGGCGTGCCGCTGATGGATCTGGTCGGCCAGCGGGAGACGCTGGTCCGCTGGACCGAGAAAAAGGGGCCCGAGGGGATTCGCCAGTTCCGTGACAAGCATAATCGGCGCAGTATCGACGGCCTGCCGAGCCCCGCGCTGGACGAATCCCGGTGA
- a CDS encoding zinc metallopeptidase produces MPYVLILLLLLGLFFGPGLWARYTFKRYSKPRKDIPGTGGELARHLLDRFGMNSYQVEIAGGEGDHFDPASETVRLSEDNYSGTSLTAVAVAAHEVGHAIQHHRGEHKLKLRTRLAKTAHTAQKVGAAVILLAPVVALLSRAPSVIALQIIFGLGTMLLATLVHLITLPVEFDASFGKALPILREGYVRPGDLPKVRRLLRAAALTYVAASLSSLLSLGRWIAILRR; encoded by the coding sequence ATGCCTTATGTGCTGATTCTGCTGTTATTGCTGGGCCTGTTCTTCGGTCCCGGTCTGTGGGCCCGCTATACTTTCAAACGTTACAGTAAACCGCGCAAGGATATCCCCGGTACCGGCGGCGAACTCGCCCGGCATCTGCTGGATCGCTTCGGTATGAATAGCTACCAGGTGGAGATCGCCGGTGGAGAGGGCGATCATTTTGACCCCGCCAGCGAAACGGTACGACTCAGCGAGGACAACTATTCGGGTACGTCGCTGACGGCAGTGGCGGTCGCCGCCCACGAAGTCGGACATGCCATTCAGCATCATCGCGGCGAACATAAACTCAAGCTGCGCACCCGACTGGCGAAAACCGCGCATACCGCACAAAAAGTCGGTGCCGCGGTAATCCTGCTGGCGCCGGTGGTGGCGCTGTTATCCCGCGCCCCTTCGGTCATCGCGCTGCAAATTATTTTTGGCCTGGGCACCATGCTGCTCGCTACCCTGGTACACCTGATTACCCTGCCGGTGGAATTCGATGCCAGCTTCGGCAAGGCGCTGCCGATTCTGCGCGAGGGGTATGTCCGGCCCGGGGATCTGCCCAAGGTCAGACGTCTTCTGCGTGCTGCCGCCCTCACTTATGTTGCGGCCTCTCTGTCGAGCCTGCTCAGCCTGGGACGCTGGATCGCCATCCTGCGACGGTGA
- the speE gene encoding polyamine aminopropyltransferase: MLSDTEWFTEICAESGSAFSFKIKEKLAEVQTGFQKIEIFETEKWGRLMVIDGFIMLTDRDNFLYHEMMTHPVLFTHPDPKRVLVIGGGDCGTLREVLQHPGVNSCEQVEIDEQVTRLSEQYFPDLCTANDDPRAAFHFVDGIQWVKDAETAYYDVIIVDSTDPIGPAEGLFTEQFYRDCHRALGADGLLVQQSESPLIHQRLLKAMHTAMADAGFTRVNTLGFPQPVYPSGWWSCTLAGKVKDLSRFREQDAAQRPFETRYYNPEIHRAAFALPTFLQQHLGI; this comes from the coding sequence ATGTTATCCGACACAGAATGGTTTACCGAGATCTGCGCTGAATCCGGCTCTGCCTTTTCTTTCAAAATAAAGGAAAAGCTGGCCGAGGTGCAGACCGGGTTTCAGAAAATCGAGATCTTCGAAACCGAGAAGTGGGGGCGGCTGATGGTCATCGATGGCTTTATCATGCTCACCGATCGGGACAACTTTCTGTATCACGAGATGATGACCCACCCGGTGCTGTTTACCCACCCGGATCCCAAACGGGTGCTGGTGATCGGCGGCGGCGACTGCGGCACCTTGCGCGAAGTGCTGCAACATCCCGGTGTCAACAGCTGCGAACAGGTGGAGATCGACGAACAGGTCACCCGGTTATCTGAACAATACTTTCCTGACCTGTGCACCGCCAACGACGATCCGCGCGCCGCATTCCATTTTGTCGACGGCATTCAGTGGGTCAAGGATGCCGAAACCGCTTATTATGATGTGATCATCGTCGACAGCACCGATCCCATCGGCCCGGCCGAAGGCCTGTTTACCGAACAATTCTATCGCGATTGTCACCGCGCACTGGGGGCGGACGGCCTGCTGGTACAGCAGAGTGAATCCCCGCTGATCCATCAACGCCTGTTAAAAGCGATGCATACCGCCATGGCCGATGCCGGCTTTACCCGTGTCAACACCCTTGGCTTCCCGCAGCCGGTCTACCCCAGCGGCTGGTGGAGCTGCACCCTGGCCGGCAAGGTCAAGGATCTGAGCCGCTTCCGCGAGCAGGATGCCGCACAGCGACCCTTCGAGACCCGTTATTACAACCCCGAGATTCACCGGGCGGCCTTTGCCCTGCCGACCTTTCTGCAACAGCATCTTGGCATTTAA
- a CDS encoding primosomal protein N', translating into MSEPVLQIAIPTPLRRHFDYRPPAGIDPASLQPGIRVEVPFGRRRVIGLLLDVADSTDVPPHKLKRATALLDAMPVVSPELLELLGWASRYYQHPIGEVVLHALPVLLRREAQPARRGSEHWQLTAAGHAALEQTLNRAPKQAALLASLQARPEGANAAELETEHVNWRPVLKKLIDKGWVEMSLRATLPPPAEQRQTAPTLSAAQHTAVEQLLQQRDRFHCTLLDGVTGSGKTEVYLQLIERVIAAGRQALVLVPEIGLTPQLVERFRARLNTPVAVLHSALNDQERYNAWLAAREGEAGVIIGTRSALFSPLPAPGLIIIDEEHDLSFKQQEGFRYSARDLAILRAQKLDIPILLGSATPSLETLHNARQGRYHHLHLPERAGAAVFPRFLIQDVRGQKLEHGLSAQLLARMQQHLAQGSQVLLFLNRRGFAPVLMCHECGWHARCARCDAHLTVHRRQHKLRCHHCGSEQALPETCPECQAGELLPMGLGTERVETALQEQFPDARIVRIDRDTTRRKGALQELLRQIHAGEVDILLGTQMLAKGHHFPEVTLVGLLDADYGLYSADFRASERMGQLILQVAGRAGRAERPGEVMIQTHHPDNPLLAQLAAHDYPAFAETLLTERAQAELPPYASLALVRAEAPDPRAALDFLQAAREAAGPTGADQPLLLGPVPSPMERRAGRYRAQLLLQAADRQTLQRFLQHWLVRIEALPTARKVRWSVDVDPLEMF; encoded by the coding sequence ATGAGCGAGCCGGTCTTGCAGATTGCCATCCCGACGCCATTGCGCCGGCATTTCGATTACCGCCCGCCGGCCGGGATCGATCCCGCCAGCCTGCAGCCGGGCATCCGGGTCGAAGTCCCCTTTGGCCGGCGCCGGGTCATCGGCCTGCTGCTGGACGTCGCCGACAGCACCGACGTACCGCCGCATAAACTCAAGCGCGCCACGGCCCTGCTCGATGCCATGCCGGTGGTCAGCCCCGAACTGCTCGAGTTGCTGGGCTGGGCCAGTCGGTATTATCAACATCCCATCGGCGAGGTGGTGCTACATGCCCTGCCGGTCCTGCTGCGTCGCGAGGCACAACCGGCCCGGCGCGGCAGCGAACACTGGCAGCTCACCGCGGCCGGGCACGCGGCACTGGAACAAACCCTCAACCGCGCGCCGAAACAGGCGGCCTTGCTGGCCAGCCTGCAGGCGCGACCGGAAGGCGCCAACGCCGCCGAACTGGAGACCGAGCACGTCAACTGGCGCCCGGTGCTGAAAAAACTGATCGACAAGGGCTGGGTCGAAATGAGCCTGCGCGCCACCCTGCCGCCGCCGGCCGAACAGCGTCAGACGGCCCCGACCCTGAGCGCGGCGCAACACACCGCCGTGGAACAATTGCTGCAGCAGCGCGACCGCTTCCACTGCACCCTGCTCGACGGCGTGACCGGCAGCGGCAAGACCGAGGTTTATCTGCAGTTGATCGAACGGGTCATCGCCGCCGGCCGCCAGGCCCTGGTGCTGGTGCCGGAGATCGGCCTGACACCGCAACTGGTGGAACGCTTCCGGGCGCGACTGAACACCCCGGTGGCCGTACTGCATTCGGCGCTCAACGATCAGGAACGCTATAACGCCTGGCTGGCGGCCCGCGAGGGCGAGGCGGGGGTAATCATCGGGACCCGTTCGGCGCTGTTCTCGCCGCTGCCCGCGCCGGGTCTGATCATCATCGACGAAGAGCACGATCTCTCTTTCAAGCAGCAGGAGGGCTTTCGCTATTCGGCGCGGGATCTGGCGATTCTGCGCGCGCAGAAACTGGACATTCCGATCCTGCTCGGTTCGGCCACGCCGTCACTGGAAACATTGCACAACGCGCGCCAGGGCCGTTACCACCATTTACATTTGCCCGAACGGGCGGGCGCGGCGGTTTTTCCGCGATTCCTTATCCAGGACGTCCGCGGCCAGAAACTGGAGCACGGCCTGTCCGCCCAGCTGCTGGCGCGCATGCAACAGCATCTGGCGCAGGGCAGCCAGGTGCTGCTGTTTCTCAACCGCCGCGGTTTCGCGCCGGTGTTGATGTGCCATGAATGTGGCTGGCATGCCCGTTGCGCCCGCTGCGATGCCCATCTGACCGTGCACCGGCGCCAGCACAAACTGCGCTGCCACCATTGCGGCAGCGAACAGGCCCTGCCCGAGACCTGCCCCGAATGCCAGGCCGGAGAACTGCTGCCCATGGGGCTGGGCACCGAACGGGTCGAAACCGCGCTGCAGGAACAGTTCCCCGACGCCCGCATTGTGCGCATCGATCGCGACACCACCCGGCGCAAGGGCGCGCTGCAGGAGCTGCTGCGCCAGATTCACGCCGGCGAAGTCGACATCCTGCTCGGCACCCAGATGCTGGCCAAGGGGCATCACTTTCCCGAGGTGACGCTGGTCGGACTGCTGGATGCCGACTACGGTCTTTACAGTGCCGACTTTCGCGCCAGCGAACGCATGGGCCAGCTGATTTTGCAGGTGGCCGGCCGCGCCGGGCGCGCCGAGCGCCCCGGCGAGGTGATGATCCAGACCCACCATCCCGACAATCCCCTGCTGGCGCAACTGGCCGCCCACGACTACCCCGCCTTCGCCGAGACCCTGCTCACCGAACGGGCCCAGGCCGAACTGCCGCCCTACGCCAGCCTGGCTCTGGTGCGCGCCGAAGCGCCCGATCCGCGCGCCGCGCTCGACTTTCTGCAGGCCGCCCGCGAGGCCGCCGGCCCCACCGGCGCCGATCAACCCTTACTGCTCGGCCCCGTGCCCTCGCCCATGGAACGCCGCGCCGGCCGCTATCGCGCCCAGCTGCTGTTGCAGGCCGCCGACCGCCAGACCCTGCAACGCTTCCTGCAGCACTGGCTCGTCCGTATCGAGGCTCTGCCCACTGCGCGCAAGGTGCGTTGGTCCGTGGATGTCGATCCGCTGGAGATGTTCTGA